Within Telopea speciosissima isolate NSW1024214 ecotype Mountain lineage chromosome 8, Tspe_v1, whole genome shotgun sequence, the genomic segment GATCttttaatattatcatatattcTTCTATTGCGTTCTAGCCAAATCTATTGACATGCAATAACAATGAGGGGTCCCCAGATTGTGGGTTGGGGGATAAGCTTAAGTTTTTTCCGCCACCACAAAAATAAAAGCTGGTTTGTTGGGAACCCAGTCCAGCTTTCATTGAACTGAAGCAAGATATCCCTCCAAACGTCACAAGAGAAGGAGTAGTTCATAAAAATGTGGGTTCCAGAATCACAAGCAACTCCATAAAGCTCACACCTAGAGGCCAGTGCTACAGCTCTGCATTGAACTTTGTCATCGGTTGGAAGGGCTCCATACATCAGACGCCATCCAAACACTGATGTTTGAGGCTGCAGGTTATTTTTCCAGATGGCCCAGTCCCATTCCCAAGGCGGTGCCTTGGATCTAATTGCCTCCCATGCAGAAGCAACCGAGAAAGAACCAGAATTGGTGTGAGCCCATACACGGCGATCTGGGTTGTTGGAAGGTGGGGTGTCCATGCTTTGGATGATATTGAATACATGGTGGATAACTGGAGCAATTGTTGCCAGCAGATCCCAAGGGCCTTCcataaaaaaatcagcaacttTAGCCATGAGAGATCGAGGAATTAAGTGAGGCTGCATTAGGTCCTCCACGCTTGGTTACCAATCCACTTATCATACCAAAAATTAATAGATTGACCATCTCCCACAACCCAACATTCAGCTGAGCATAAAAAGTTCCAGACCTTACGAAGACCAGGGAGGATAGTTGATGTTCCAATGGAGTTTTTAAGAGAGCCATTGGCTTTAACTAACATCCCCCACATGAAGGCTGCAAAGATAGAGGTGTCCGTTTTGATGGACCAAGCTAGCTTAGAGAGAAGGGCTAGATTAAGATCTCTTAGGCGACGGATCCCAAGACCTCCTTCGCTTTTTGGCTTACAAACACTGTCCCACTTGACTGTAATGGCTTTAGAGCTATCTGACACACCACACCAGATGAAGTTGCGAATCCATCGCTCCATTATCGTAACATAGGAAGCTGGCCAGAGGTAGATGGAAAAATTGTGAATAGGGATACTCCCCATAACAGATCTGACTAACTCCACTCGCCCTGCCATGGAGAGAAGGCGACCCTTCCAAGCTACCAATCTGTTTTTGAATTGATCTACAAGTGGTAGGATCATTTCCCGTTTCACCCTGCCTTTGCTCAATTGAACCCCCAAATATCTTGTGGGGAAAGTGCAAATAGGAATCTGCAGCTCGAAGAGCAGGCGCTGTCGTCTGGACGCAGAGATTCTACCCATGAAGACTTTGCTTTTAGCTAGGTTAATATTTTGACCCGAGTATGAACCATAATTGTCAAGGAAAATCTTCACTTGTTTAACACCTTGCAGTTCTGCCTTCATGAAAATAAATAGATCATCAGCATATAAGAGGTGGGAAGGGGTAAACACCTGGCGTGGGCCTGGCAGTGCTGCAATTCTGCCCTTTTGATGACGATCACTGAGACCTTTACAAAGAACCTCCTctgaaagaataaaaagaagggaGGAAAGAGGGTCCCCTTGGCGCAGACCCCTTTCCACGCTAAAGAACCCCACTGGACCGCCATTGATCAACACCAAGATTTTTGAAGAGAGGAGAATCTGATGCACCCAAGAAATCCACAAGTTTGAGAACCCAAATGCGCTGAGAACATCAAAGGGATAGGATCACTCCAGAGTGTCAAACGCCTTTTGGATATCAAGCTTCATGCCCATACCTCCTCCTCTACACTTGACTGACATTAAATTTGTAAGCTCAGAGGCCACCCCAATATTATCAAAGATGACTTTTCCTTTCTGAAAGGCCCCCTGTTCAGCCGAAATTAATTTGTGGAGGATAGCAGAGAGATGGCTAGCCATAATCTTCGGGATTAGcttgaaaaagaaattccccaaGCATATAGGCCGGAATCGCCCCACCTTATTTGCATTATCTACTTTTGGAACCAGGGTTAAAAAATTGCAGTTTATCCCCTTGGCAACCACTCCTTCTCTGAAAAAATTCTGGACTCCCCGGCAAACATCTCTCCCTACCATGTCCCAGTAAACAAGATAGAAAGTTCCAGGGAAGCCATCTAGGCTCGGGGCACTGGTTGGATCAAGGTCGAACACTACAGCCTTTATTTCATCAGGAGAGGGGATCATGGTGAGCATCGCATTATCCTCATCCGTAACAATGCAGGGAATTACTGAGAGCAGGTCAGCGTTCTTGGTGGAGTCTCCTCTTTTGAAAAGAGATTCAAAATGCTCAGCCATATAGGACCCTATGTCTCCAAGATTTGTTAAGATCGAGCCATCTTCTTTTACTATTTCTCGAATAGCATTGCGAGCGTGCCTGATTTTAGCTGACAAGTGGAAGAACTTCGAACAACGATCTCCATACTTTACCCTTCTCTCTCTAGCCTTCTCACTCCACAACTTCTCTTGGAGCAAGACAGCGCATCATAGTTCCTCCTGGCTTCCAATTCTTGCTCAAAGAGATCTTCTGAGTCCTCTTGAACATCCAAAGCATTTTGGGCCGACTGAAGCAAGGCTCTAGTACGAGAGGACCTTTCAATCGCTTAAGCTTTTGGGCCACAACAAAGAGGGGGGAGCCTCGCACCGGTTCAGCCCAAGAGTTCTGAACAAAGTTTTTGAAGTCTGCATGCTCAGCCCAAAAACACTGCATTCGGAAAGGCACATTAAGCGGACGGCTGGGATACTcacaagaaacaagaagaggggAATGGTCCGAGGGTCCCCTGTCCAAGACACGTTGAATACCTCCAGGATAATGCTGCTACCAAAGGTCATTAACAAAGCTGTGATCCAAAACTGCTTTGACATTCCCTACCCTTCTATTGTTTGTCCAGGTAAACTTGGCACCCGTTGAGGGGATTGGCAAAAGCGAAGCAGCCTCCACGATGGCTGCAAACTCTTGTGCGAAGCCAATATTAAAGCGACCCGGACCCCTTTTTTCGAAAGAGTACAGGTGGCATTAAAAGCACCAATTACAAGCCAAGGCCTTTCACCCCCAGCACGGGACACTAAGTCACACCACAGCTGACGACGCCCAGCCCTGAAACAGCTTGCGTGGACCACCGAGATGAGACTTGTAATGCCGTTCACCTCGACCTGGATAGAGACCTTCTGATTCGAATCTAACATTACCACTGGCCTTACCAACCCTTCCTGCCAAAAAAACCAGATGTTCGGATTACCTTCATGCCTGGAGTTTGAAATTAATTCCGCTCTAAACCCCAACTGAGAGAAGAATAACATTGGGCATCTATCCACTCCAATTTTAGGTTCTACCAAGCAGAGAAAATCTGGCTTATGTTCCTTTGCAATAAGGCGTAAATGAGCTTGGGCCTTGACACTGCCAATGCCCCTCACGTTCCAATATAGGCACTTCATGAGGAAACAGAGGGGAGGTCTCCTTGGCGCCCATGCACGGCACCCTATTGCTGAGACTTGCTTGTGGCTGGAGCCAACATGTCAATCTCCACATCACGCTGGCATCGACGAGGCCCTGCAATGATGTTAGCCTGCTCCATGTTCCTATCTCGTATTTGACACCGACGTTGCACCTTTGTAAATGGAGCATCGCCTTCTGTATCCATAGCTAGACCAGGCTGGGCATGCATAACCACGGCTGTGCGACCCTGATTCAGGCTTGTAACAGCAATAGGCGAGAGAACCACTTCAAGTCGACCTTCTCCATGGCTGGTCCATCTTGAAGAGTCAACCGGGCTATGTTGGTCAGGCCGGGTAGCAGCCACGTGAGTAGCCATAAAAGGTTGAGTAGGGGACACGTGGGAGAGGTTAACTAAATTCAAATTACCACAAGTAGCTTCGTGGTTACAATCCTCATCGCAAGAGGATAACTCAGCGTGCTCATGCCTGATTTGGGGGGATTGAGGGAGTGGACTCTACTAGCTTCCATGCTAACCGCTTGAAAATTATCCTCCTGATTAACCGCATTAGATCCCGAGATATGCGCCTCGGCTGGGGGAGATTGAAGGGTCGTTTCCTTTTCAAACTCCTCCGCCGGATCACCAGCTTGCTGTACCACCCTCCCCACCGGAGATTTACGTCGCCGTCGCCGCCTCCTAGGAGGTAAAGCCTGCTCGTACACTGCACCCAGAATGCCCCCTCCATCAGGCATTGCTGGTTCTCATTTGAGGGCAAGCTTCAGACTTATGCCCATAACGGTGACAACTTGTGCAACGTGACGGAGGATCTTCATAAACCACAGGCTGCTTGAAGACGAAAAGTTCAGAAGAGCCTTCTTGTTCCCTTTCAACGTAGACCTCTTCCACTCTAGGACATGAAATATCAACATCCACACAAACTCTTGCATAGTGACCATAGTATGAAACAGTGGTCTTTCGATCAAATAGGTCCTCCCACCGCTTTCGCGATAGAGAAGAGAATGTCCTCATGCCAATATTCCTGCGGCAGCATGGGGAATCGAATCCAAGTGAGTCGATGAGTGATGGATTGGGCATCAACTTTAAAACCCTTACCCCATTGCTGGAAGCGTAGGATCTGGCCTTCGACACGAACCGGCCCTTTTCTCCAAACACTAGTCATATCACTCGCATTCTGAAACTTGAAAACCACAAATCCCTTCTTGCCAATGGACTTCAACTCCACCGAGTCCTTCAGCGCCCAAGCCTTAGCAACATCTCGTACTTTATCCGTTGTAGTGAATCGAAAGTTCACCCTACCTAGGAGAGCATACTGCATCTTCACCAACTGAGCCACGTACGCAGCCTGGGGTATTTTGATTCTAGTGAGTGAGCCATCCCTCACCGGAGAGGGAAGGTTAGCGATCTCCGGTAGATGAGGCTTGGAAATTGCAGCGTAGGACTGAAGAGGGACGGAGGGTTCCGGCGTGTCCAACTGGGCCGGGAAGCCAAGGAAGCCACCCAAATCTTCAACCATTGTAGTCCCTACCGCCATTTGTGATGGAGCCAATATAATGCAGCTTAGTGGCTGCTATGGATCGGGAGAATCGAGAACGCTTTAATTCGTCATGGAGTTGATCAATCgaacaagcacaaccaaattgTAGCGGGGAAACTCTCTTCCATCATGATCAATTGAGCTATAGGAGCAAAAAATACATTAAACCACGTGCAGGTTTGTTCTCAACATTGGATCTGCATTAAAGcatatttttagggtttgagatAAGAAACCAAGCTCCCTTCAAGGACTCCATTGGTCACTTATTGAATTAATCAtgtctttcttgtttctttattAACTTGATTACTGCACGATAAAACAtgagagaatacaaaaccaatcaaagactctctctctctctctctctataaataTTACTTCATAAGAAGGTTGAATTGGCAATAgcaaagggaagggaaaagggAATTGATTAGAGAAGTCAATAACCTTCCATGGCCACCAATTGTTtctcctttctattttcttttgttgttcttttatttctatttggTTGTTGGAAGAAGGTGGAGGCCAATGGATTCAAAGAACTGACGGCGAATGTTCATTACCCTAGTCATGTTATTACACTTAGTTCCTTGACTCCGGCAAAAGTTTGCTCTAAACCAGCCAAAGGTAATCTTCATTCTATCACAGCGTACCTCTATTAGATCTGAAATTTCATTACTCTTTAGATACTGATCTATAAAGATACTAATCTACTTTTCTCACactttcttctcctttgtttttcttccttttcataCAGACCTTCTAATTTCTAGTGGTAGTTTAGAATAGTTCATATCATAGAGGTCCATCCTAacaaaacttttttttgttttgagagCTGTTAATTTCAGCTTCAATTTACTTTCCATGAGACTAAACAAGTAGTTGTAAAAACTTAATTTCATGACCATCTTAGTCTCCCCTGGGCTAGTCCTTACCTAAGGGTTTTCCCACAAATGGCGCTAATGATGAGGTCAAGGAATATGTCTCATGATATTGTCTGGTTTGAATTGACTGCCGAAGCTAGCTTAATGTCATTCTCACGATTTTAAAAGGTTTTCATGAGGAAGTGAGGACTCCAATCCTTTTATAGACCACGGTCTCCCCTTCACTTACCAATGTGGGATTATCTTCATCGCCCCTGTGGCTAGTTCTTACCTACAACAGAGGCCCTCCCAGTGAAGGGAAGAGCATGTTGCTAGTTTTTTACCTGCCTAAGCAAGGGTTCCTACTTCCCACACAGTTTTAAAGGCCTCAGGAGAGACTGAGGACTCCAATCCTTATATCGACCACGGTCTTCCTCACGTTTGAAACGAAAGAATTAGTCAAGTAGGAAAATAAACCGTTAGAAATTTTAGAAGGGCATGAATAAACATATGTGagagaatatataaataattgaatttgaggcTGAAAATTAACATGTGGCCAATTgaaattattcttttttatattctttttattttattttatttttataagatTCTTTTCATATTCAAGGCACATGTGGCCCTTTGGATGTACTCGTCCGTagaaacttttgccttaattaattaactattatttaatttctaataATGGGAACTAGTTTTcagtccgagagtgtggcctacgccagcactgccatgtgtgtatctctctcctcctcacaaCAAGGGAGtaaagtgtcttttcatatggggaggagagagatagacttaggAGAGTGCtgatgtaggccacactcccggacagagaacgtTCTCCCTTAAGATAATATTAAGAACGAAGATCCAATCCCCTATCTATCGAGAAATTGACCAATTTTAAGTCATTCAATAATACATCTCTCACATGGTGGGTAGATGATTCAACACTAAAAGTCAATCCATCGATTTCCTGCTGCCATTATTGAACCCTATTATTATTAACTAGTTATAAGTATACAAAGGATTATTAGGCAGGTACTCTTTTTTAATTAGTAGTAGATAAGGGATTGTTAGGCAGGAatacttttaaaattttctacAATTAATGAACAACTTGAAGTTTAGTATACAAGGGATTGTTTCCTTGTGTCAAAACCATTaatttgattcaaaatttttgaatCTAATGTAGTTAACAAGATCAATTTCTCTTGGAAAGGGCTCCCTATGTATGATGTAATTAGGTATAATCATATATCATATAGTTAGCCCGACCGTGGAAATCTCAGCTCGAGCCCTACGCGTAGGATGAAAAGCCAAGGGCTTAGGGCGGGCTAAGGCGAGTTTGGGTCTACTGGGCTAAACATGCACCCGgtccttcatttcattttctatAAACTTGATATATTTCAACTAATTTAAATTCATGGAGCTCTGTTCCTATGTGCCTGTTGTATGAACCCCTTTCCCACATGCCCACCTTATGTGCCAATAAATATCATGTAGTGTTGGATTGAATTTTAAAAGATTCAATATTCTAAAGATTCAAAAGGTCTTTATTACTTGTCTAAAAGGTCATTGTTATTGTCTACttttattcaaatttgagttttcatttccctccattttttgagttgcatttgtaaaagaaccaatgatgtttagtcccacattggttagccTCAAGGATATGAGCTTGCTTATAAGTATTCATGAGTCCTTAAGGGACATAGGGTTCTTTAGAGAGAAGTGTGTCCTCTCACTTGTGTGGGGGTTGGTCTGGGGTGCCCTTAAATCACGCGCGCcgaatcgaaccaaaccgagcCGAGTCTGGGTCCGGGTATGGGTGTGGGTAATGTataaatatcttatttttatacATTCGTTTTTAACAACTCCATACTATGCATCTATCAATACATGTACCTTACCTGTATGTGTAGACACCCAAGCACCTATACGAGTATGTACTGGTACCTGCACATACACTAGGAGACACCTGAAGTACCTGTACGTATACAGGCATGCCTGTATACATATAGTACCTTTTAGAACCTACCTCTACGTATATTATAAACACAAGGGTATTGGCAAGGGTATACTTCACTTCGTTTGTACCCGTTTACTGCATCTTAAGGAGTGTTTGcttctctgtttctctgtttCTATCAGAGAGTGTTCCTTCTCTGCTTTTGTCCGTCCTTTCTGTCTCTGGAAAGAGGAGTGTTGAGTATAACTTTCGGACCCCTTCTGTAATCACTTTGGGAGTGCTGCCTTTAGTGATTAGTGGgtcgtttcatcttggaggtataatcGCACTGTACCCGGTTTGCACTAATAAGGGGCgattaaagaccttaaggagagtgtcaTCTAGATACGACTCGATCCAACCTTCTGTCTTCTTTGGCAATATTCTGCGAGTTACAAGAACGTATATTTATTTggatatttatatttataattcGCACTGTTGCTTATACGTTTATACTTTTACATTGTTCTGCCCATAGTCCGGTtataacaatcttaaggt encodes:
- the LOC122672342 gene encoding uncharacterized protein LOC122672342; translated protein: MAKVADFFMEGPWDLLATIAPVIHHVFNIIQSMDTPPSNNPDRRVWAHTNSGSFSVASAWEAIRSKAPPWEWDWAIWKNNLQPQTSVFGWRLMYGALPTDDKVQCRAVALASRCELYGVACDSGTHIFMNYSFSCDVWRDILLQFNESWTGFPTNQLLFLWWRKKLKLIPQPTIWGPLIVIACQ